A stretch of Vespula vulgaris chromosome 5, iyVesVulg1.1, whole genome shotgun sequence DNA encodes these proteins:
- the LOC127063773 gene encoding F-box only protein 28, translated as MYLCKLRIYVKLLLELLNMLNVIDLPDIVLETVLSNLTYDEISRYRIVCKQFDRICKKLLNRGFNLMEKYHAQCLRAVKSQLPRRESERRSHPLARHCDILTAIETRISMLSMTFIKYVDLNLCCFIPGKVIDEIFRVLRLIRDSKTPPRAHEILQELRDISSMAMEHFDEKILPDLKHSICTSVVSNVGSYELPGGSLMISHHTASSNNTTLSHSYSTEKLNQTFKKIYSRTKRNKISVTFVKFELTKMKLRMRKQMIQMRVQNLKLQKQAKKIHDQDTQLAEMRKHLEEWEQKMGDLTAELSRAREETQKPDSIDTCKRKHIDIINQRDSDSLQTKELEAKKRKLIVERKPSNDAKDVKFKKFISDLLAGNTVEGYPSTSH; from the exons atgtatctatgt aaattacgGATATATGTGAAACTTCTCTTGGAATTATTAAACATGTTGAACGTAATTGATCTTCCTGATATTGTGCTGGAGACTGTTCTCTCTAACCTCACTTACGATGAAATTTCTAGATACAGAATT GTATGTAAACAATTTGATCGAATTTGTAAGAAACTACTAAATCGTGGTTTCAATCTTATGGAAAAATATCATGCACAATGTCTACGTGCAGTAAAAAGTCAATTACCACGTAGAGAATCTGAACGAAGAAGTCATCCCTTAGCACGTCATTGCGATATATTAACAGCAATAGAGACAAGAATATCGATGTTATCAATGACATTTATCAAATATGTGGATTTAAACTTATGTTGCTTCATTCCTGGAAAA gtaatcgatgaaatatttcgtGTCCTCCGTTTGATTCGTGATTCAAAGACTCCACCTAGAGCGCATGAAATACTGCAAGAATTACGTGATATTAGTAGTATGGCTATGGAACACtttgatgaaaaaattttaccaGATTTAAAACACAGTATTTGTACATCTGTTGTTAGTAATGTGGGTTCTTATGAACTGCCTGGTGGAAGTTTAATGATTTCACATCATACTGCAAGTTCAAATAATACTACATTATCGCATAGTTATAGTACAGAAAAACTAAACCAAACATTTAAGAAGATTTATAGTCGtactaaaagaaataaaatttctgtaacatttgtaaaatttgaattaactaaaatgaaattaagaatGAGAAAACAAATGATTCAAATGCGAGTCCAAAATTTGAAACTTCAAAAGCAAGCAAAAAAGATTCATGATCAAGATACACAGTTGGCAGAAATGAGAAAGCATCTGGAAGAATGGGAACAAAAAATGGGTGATTTAACTGCTGAATTAAGTAGGGCAAGGGAAGAAACACAAAAGCCTGATTCTATAGACACTTGCAAAAGAAAACATATTGATATCATCAATCAACGTGACTCTGATTCCCTTCAAACAAAAGAATTAGAAGCTAAAAAGCGTAAATTAATTGTAGAAAGAAAACCTTCAAATGATGCAAAAGATGtcaaatttaaaaagtttatatcaGATCTTCTTGCAGGAAATACAGTAGAAGGATACCCATCTACTTCACACTAA
- the LOC127063764 gene encoding uncharacterized protein LOC127063764 has product MMEVYPTLPKFMVQECQDEDDLTDIDDEVFIRDGKNGGLKLDEDGGVKRPLMAPRKKYRKLCKVGVNRFFYNTIFISICYWFIALIILLSLIALCMYAANIFPLSFATFKKWISHELKSSISKIHIIPCTSLSSKIIWKRTISKFTSEAPLRSNDVNKDGVEDIIIGFSTGLNAENTPECYNYFENQVPCLGGILALDGQTGNTLWIHWTVYAIFSMDCGLDITNDKINDCIASGEGGMLYAINGKDGFIIWKISNEELSSSEHLTIFHIYNAKFIPDIDGDDIGDVIATGTIQSDLSRSSRILIISAKKGHILHTINTPNIELFSTPQTIVHPDGENIFVLTANNQMQSGALYIASSTNFMYGNLKLKELHHSSGKAALLPPVLADITMDGIVDIIASMFDSTIIAYDGLTFNPIWNYTVPNSEILSSPIPGYYNDDDIPDFMVKHKVESAFPKYYYTISMIIDGQTGQPLLEKPIEDTLNKQMSGLSVTIDGFGNDWFLHWSGNCLHNENFKEFSKNKNFLSQTHTDLCEIKFNSTLTTNLLALSQHVGPPGIILYSSEEYKILELNNSVDIEKEIDKYLESYHDIDSIDIGTSKTYKNYDKGVIFKHNRDEDILEESTNYHPKLPEMTYENQEHFEGDNRFDTNFQLNNLENLDTENSLHRKNKWITNKSLGNIKEYDTLYDNNNSNDKGDDQIIDYSQMDELREQRRQVTNNDTTNRDSVINNNNFYYSFSPTVRKKRVKQSNYILNKSMNYNKQRQQPSGILLPSFVDSKEGNSIDLIFSTFGSPLSETSITLLQEDLDCIYKKKILSKNSMHHRQNADIITECLNERNDNYNLFEKTIKQDNINIALGQMTVYRMKLECVCPEDMLPNQVCKTIASKQSWPEYLGSYGSGYFKPLHRNI; this is encoded by the exons atgatggaaGTATACCCTACTTTACCAAAATTTATGGTGCAAGAATGCCAGGATGAAGATGATTTGACAGATATCGATGATGAAGTATTTATTAGAGATGGAAAAAATGGAGGATTAAAATTAGATGAGGATGGTGGAGTTAAACGGCCTTTAATGGCACcacgtaaaaaatatagaaaattgtgTAAAGTTGGAGTCAAtagattcttttataatacaatttttatatctatttgttATTGGTTCATAGcattaataattctattatcCTTAATTGCCCTTTGTATGTATGCTGCTAATATATTTCCATTGTCATTTgctacatttaaaaaatggatATCTCATGAATTAAAATCTTCAATAagcaaaatacatataattccATGTACATCATTATCATCAAAGATAATATGGAAAAGaacaatatcaaaatttaCTTCAGAAGCTCCTTTAAGAAGCAATGATGTTAATAAAGATGGAGTTGAAGACATTATTATTGGATTTAGTACAG gTTTAAATGCAGAAAATACTCCAGAAtgctataattattttgaaaatcaagTACCTTGTTTGGGTGGAATATTAGCATTAGATGGCCAAACAGGAAATACACTTTGGATTCATTGGACTGTTTATGCAATTTTTTCAATGGACTGTGGACTAGACAtaacaaatgataaaattaatgattgcATTGCTTCAGGAGAAGGTGGAATGCTTTATGCAATTAATGGGAAAGATGGATTtattatatggaaaatatcaaatgaagAACTATCATCATCTGagcatttaacaatttttcatatatataatgcaaaaTTTATACCTGATATTGATGGGGATGATATTGGTGATGTTATTGCAACAGGCACTATTCAATCTGACTTATCACGTAGCAGCAGAATTCTTATTATATCAGCAAAAAAAGGACATATTCTACATACCATTAATACCCCAAacatagaattattttctactcCACAGACAATTGTACATCCAGATggtgaaaatatatttgttttaactGCAAATAATCAAATGCAATCTGGTGCATTGTATATAGCATCTAGTACTAATTTTATGTATGGCAATTTA aaACTAAAGGAATTGCACCATAGTTCTGGTAAGGCAGCACTGTTACCTCCTGTTTTGGCAGACATAACAATGGATGGAATAGTAGACATCATTGCATCTATGTTTGATTCTACTATTATAGCTTATGATGGATTAACTTTTAACCCAATATGGAATTACACTGTTCCTAATTCTGAAATACTAAGCAGTCCAATACCTGGTTATTACAATGATGATGACATACCAGATTTTATGGTAAAACATAAAGTAGAATCAGCATTTCCtaagtattattatactatctCTATGATCATTGATGGACAAACTGGACAACCTTTACTAGAGAAACCAATAGAAGATACTTTAAATAAACAGATGTCAGGTTTATCAGTTACTATTGATGGTTTTGGCAATGATTGGTTTTTACACTGGTCTGGTAATTGTTTacataatgaaaatttcaaagaattttcgaaaaacaaaaattttctatcacAAACACATACTGATTTATGTGAAATAAAGTTTAACTCAACATTAACTACAAATCTATTAGCTTTGAGTCAACATGTTGGACCACCtggtataattttatattcatcagaagaatataaaatattagaactTAATAATTCTgttgatatagaaaaagaaattgataaatatttagagTCATATCATGATATAGATTCAATAGACATTGGTACTTCAAAAACGTATAAAAACTATGATAAAGGAGTAATATTTAAGCATAACAGAGATGAGGATATACTTGAAGAATCAACTAATTATCATCCAAAACTTCCTGAAATGACATATGAAAATCAAGAACACTTTGAAGGAGATAACAGATTTGATACTAATTTTCAACTAAATaacttagaaaatttagaTACTGAGAATTCTTTacatcgtaaaaataaatggattacaaataaaagcttaggaaatataaaagaatatgatACATTATATGATAACAATAACAGTAATGATAAAGGAGATGatcaaattattgattattcgCAAATGGATGAGTTAAGAGAGCAACGTAGACAAGTGACTAATAATGATACAACAAATAGAGATtccgtaataaataataacaatttttattattcgttttctccgacagttagaaaaaaaagagttaaacaatcgaattacatattaaataaatcaatgaattataataaacaaagaCAACAACCCAGTGGTATATTATTACCTTCTTTTGTAGATTCAAAGGAAGGAAATTCTATAGATTTGATTTTCTCAACTTTTGGCTCACCATTGTCAGAAACATCTATTACATTGCTACAAGAAGATTtagattgtatatataaaaaaaaaatattatctaagaATAGTATGCATCATAGACAAAATGCAGATATTATTACAGAATGTTTGAATGAacgtaatgataattataatttatttgaaaaaacaattaaacaagacaatattaatattgctCTTGGACAAATGACAGTATATAGAATGAAGTTAGAATGTGTTTGTCCTGAAGATATGTTACCTAATCAAGTATGCAAAACCATTGCATCTAAGCAAAGTTGGCCAGAATATTTAGGATCGTACGGCAGTGGATATTTTAAACCattacatagaaatatttaa
- the LOC127063767 gene encoding cilia- and flagella-associated protein 91-like codes for MVVFLIDTFYLTYNVNYRAMATQCKPIELITQEKCKHFQRSTSTAFQYFPTTQNKNIRYDTEILDTVLKNMKQQYCISMLQSKLFKNVETQTDYRESETQTVPWEPQYKIHPGHNPEVLTVTHLTWDHGLPAGMHEIEIINRTKMKRAWEMFLPPMDTKANIKIRRCITKALEEEQWAFRDAEIQYIMDLRLQLMEKLTHSKECKYNENMQNRFKRLKNDLGMYRDEKIKVIRQNLKRDLRKLHKLHYDKKQLQKRDTIQSYINHASKLYRSQLNFEKYSPGQYRKMKKQSCRNDNINHEKIQSIDTISTKLPSYKEPKSKIVSPTELCIRQTRWTDDKLKALYMDLKAMRLNIIPPETSTLMKKKYKVPVLPSTPYRVQERKDTSIDQAALYIQETIRGRATQCMMFEGRNRCRELIKELQFAYDIMDHNNEVQQIEKQEIIDIQQKQRNKLLQEEILCEIFDSLEGATVCGILDHLSKELIRLKDERNAHMFALFAERERLKREAAEAGRRQLELNRRRECDEMFRQIIKVDQGSVEIYLDDVIKEEIEEISYQNAEQHILQFFDHVDEISNNTIGNMTDLAEEEMIADMIYNFVLPEVGKFNAREQIKKKQQSYLQSAHAILYENSSDSLPVEPISSENSEEVHKESLFQEDSGENVQ; via the exons ATGgttgtttttttaattgatacaTTTTACTTAACATATAATGTAAATTACAGAGCTATGGCTACACAATGTAAACCAATTGAACTTATAActcaagaaaaatgtaaacatTTTCAAAGATCAACATCAACAGCATTTCAGTATTTTCCAACAAcacagaataaaaatatacgttaTGACACTGAAATATTGGATACcgttttgaaaaatatgaaacagCAATATTGCATATCAATGTTGCAATCAAAGTTGTTTAAGAATGTAGAAACACAAACAGATTATAGAGAAAGTGAGACACAGACAGTACCATGGGAACCTCAGTACAAGATACATCCAG gtCATAATCCAGAAGTACTGACAGTGACTCATTTAACTTGGGATCATGGATTACCAGCAGGAATGcatgaaattgaaattattaatagaacaaaaatgaaaagggcTTGGGAAATGTTTCTTCCACCAATGGACACAAAAgctaatattaaaatacgaaGATGTATAACAAAAGCTTTAGAAGAAGAGCAATGGGCATTTAGAGATGCA gaaatacaatACATAATGGATCTACGTCTTCAGTTAATGGAAAAGCTTACACATTCGAaagaatgtaaatataatgaGAATATGCAAAATCGCTtcaaacgtttgaaaaatgatttagGAATGTATAgagatgagaaaataaaagttattagaCAAAATTTAAAACGAGATTTGAGAAAATTGCATAAATTAcattatgataaaaaacaaCTCCAAAAAAGAGATACTATACAGTCATATATTAATCATGCTTCTAAATTGTATAGATCacaattaaattttgaaaaatattctccaGGACAatacagaaaaatgaaaaagcaaTCATGTAGAAATGATAACATTAATCATGAAA AAATACAAAGTATTGATACTATATCAACTAAGTTACCAAGTTACAAAGAACCAAAATCAAAAATTGTATCACCAACGGAATTATGTATTCGTCAAACAAGGTGGACtgatgataaattaaaagcaTTATACATGGATTTAAAAGCAAtgagattaaatattatacccCCAGAAACATCAacattaatgaaaaagaaatataaagttcCTGTTTTACCATCTACACCATACAGAGTTCAGGAACGCAAAGATACATCAATAGATCAAGCAGCATTGTATATCCAAGAAACAATTAGGGGTAGAGCAACTCAGTGTATG ATGTTTGAAGGTAGAAATAGATGTAGAGAACTAATTAAAGAACTACAATTTGCTTATGATATTATGGATCATAATAATGAAGTACagcaaatagaaaaacaagaaataattgatattcaaCAGAAAcaacgtaataaattattacaagaagaaattttatgtgAAATTTTTGATTCTTTAGAAGGAGCAACTGTATGTGGAATATTAGATCATTTAAGTAAA gAATTGATAAGATTGAAAGATGAACGCAATGCACATATGTTTGCATTATTtgctgaaagagaaagattaaaacgTGAAGCGGCTGAAGCTGGACGACGACAGTTAGAACTTAATCGCCGTAGGGAATGCGATGAAATGTTCCggcaaataataaaagtagatCAAGGTTctgtagaaatttatttagatgacgttataaaggaagaaattgaagaaatatcATATCAGAATGCTGAACAACATATCTTACAATTCTTTGATCATGTGGACGAAATCTCAAATAATACAATAGGAAA TATGACAGATCttgcagaagaagaaatgatagCAGATATGATTTATAACTTTGTCTTACCAGAAGTAGGAAAATTTAATGCTCGAGAgcagattaaaaagaaacaacaaagcTATTTACAAAGTGCACACGCAATATTATATGAGAATTCATCAGACTCTCTACCTGTTGAACCTATAAGCAGTGAAAATTCAGAAGAAGTCCATAAAGAATCACTATTCCAGGAAGATTCAGGGGAAAATGTACAATGA
- the LOC127063779 gene encoding thioredoxin-related transmembrane protein 1, with protein sequence MSYAGMGRVFYIACFSLLLGVVSANNQRVAKESLVEQLDEENWERMLHGEWMVEFYAPWCPACRSLEPVWEHLASWKENLNINVGKVDVTTSPGLSGRFMVTALPTIYHVMDGVFRQYKSPRDEDALIEFVSEKTWKKIDPISNWKNPTSVHMSLLSQFFKLSQILRGVHNNLTEDFGLPIWASYLIFAMTTVILGAILGISIICFIDLICPPKCIHQKIKKQQDESGTVVQEKTSADDEIVGNVKDDLIDEEGSELEEITETSNKEKDSKADTNSPNVRKRKPRKAD encoded by the exons ATGTCGTACGCTGGGATGGGACGTGTTTTTTACATCGCGtgtttttctctcctcttggGAGTTGTAAGTGCAAATAATCAACGAGTGGCAAAAGAATCTTTGGTAGAACAGCTCGATGAAGAAAATTGGGAGCGTATGCTTCATGGAGAATGGATGGTGGAATT TTATGCTCCATGGTGTCCAGCTTGTAGATCTCTTGAGCCTGTATGGGAACATTTAGCATCTTGGAAAGAAAATCTAAATATAAACGTTGGCAAAGTAGATGTAACTACTTCTCCAGGACTTAGTGGCCGCTTCATGGTTACAGCTTTGCCTACTATTTATCA tgtAATGGACGGTGTCTTCAGACAGTACAAGAGTCCAAGAGATGAAGATGCACTTATTGAATTTGTATCAGAAAAAACTTGGAAGAAGATTGATCCTATATCCAATTGGAAAAATCCAACTTCCGTTCATATGTCTCTTCTTAGTCAATTCTTTAAATTGTCACAAATATTAAGg ggTGTTCATAATAATCTTACGGAGGATTTTGGATTGCCAATATGGGCAAGTTACTTGATCTTTGCTATGACGACTGTTATTCTAGGCGCTATATTGGGCATA tcCATCATATGCTTTATTGACTTGATATGTCCACCTAAATGTATacatcaaaaaataaaaaaacaacagGATGAAAGCGGTACAGTTGTGCAAGAAAAAACTTCTGCAGATGATGAAATCGTCGGAAATGTAAAAGATGATTTAATAGACGAAGAAGGTTCAGAATTGGAGGAAATAACTGAAACAagcaataaagaaaaggattccAAAGCAGATACCAACAGTCCGAACGTTCGTAAGCGTAAGCCACGTAAAGCTGACTAG